TTCCGGCGCGCGGGGTAAGGAGACGAACTGCTGGAGGCCGGGCGAACGCTGCCGGGGGCGCTCGTCTGCCTCAAGAGGTCAAGCTGTCGGCTGGTGATCTCTTTTTGGCGCGCGACGATGCGCGCCAATTGCTCCTGAACCCTGGTTAGCTCTGGTTGCAATTGCGCGACTCTTGCCAGGGCTTCGTTCGCCAGGTCATGGCGATTGGCCTGGCGGGCGAGCGGCGCTTGCTCGGTATACCGAGTGATCTGGGTTTGGAGTTGAACGCGCCGGTTTTCGAGGTCGCGCTCGATGGCTGAGAGGTGATCCGATGCCTGTTTGAGGGAGGTGAGTTCTCTGGTGATGGCTTCGCTGTCCTGCGCCGAGCGACTGTTCCGGCTTCCCGCTGGCGGCTGCTGATCGTTCATAGACCAACCATGCCTCCTTACACGACCCTTGAATTATTGCCTGCTATTTATTAAACGCATGGGAAGCCCGGGCGTATCGTTTCAGCGGCAGGTGTTTTAAGAATGCCTCACACAACCGACGGGTGGCCCCAACCCCTGCCGCCTGGAAGGACGGCGCTACAACCCCACCCCTGCCGCCTGGAAGGCGGCGCTACAACCCCGCCCCTGCCGCCTGGAAGGCGGCGCTACAGCCCCACCCCTGCTCGTGCGGAGGGTGTGTGAGGCGCTCTGAGGGTCAGGAGCCGAGCATCTCGACGTATACGTCGAACTGGCCTTGCGTGACTTTGATGGGCGCGATGGTCCCGGAGCCGACCAGTTTTGGACAGTCGAAGCTGCCTTTGACTTCGTGGAGCGGCTTTTTCTGCGCCTGGAGGTTGAGGGGGGTGTCGCTGGCGATGGTGACGGCGCACTGCGCTGGTGGATGTAGGGACCAGGAGTTTTGCTGGTTGCTGATTCTTATGGTTCCGTTGAAGCTGCCAGGGGCTGGATTGGTCTGGAACGGCTGGAGGGTGTAGGAGCCAGGGCCAGGATAGGGCGAGAGGGTTAGCCCGAAGTTCAGGGTGCCGTTGTTGACGACGACCTGAAGGACGTTGGCGCTCGCGCCCTTTTGGATGGAGCTTGCGGGCGCTGCGGTGTTCTCGGGCAGGGTGATGGTGGTTGTGCCTTGCAGGCCGCCTGATGAGTTGAAGCTGACGCGGCCAATGATTTTGCCTGCGGGGCTGAGGTTCGGGCTGTTGGCGGCGGTGGTTGGTCCTTTGTGGACGAAGGCGAAGATGCCAATGACGCCACCCAGGATGACGCCCACCAGCGCCGCCAGGATCAGGATCAGGCGCGGGTTGAGTTTTTTTGGTGTGGGCGCGGGCGTGGGCGCCACGCGTGGTCTGCCCGATTGGGACGACGCGCCTGGGCGCTGACGGGGCGCGGGTTTGCCTGGCTGCGCCGGGGTATGCTGGCGCGGGCGGGGCGCTGGCCCATCTGGCGGCTGAAGGGGAGGACGGGCGCGCGGTGTGGATGAGGCGGGCGGTCTGGTGCGCGCGGTAAATGGGTTGGTGGGGCCAGCGGGCGGGAAGGATGAGGAGGGGCGGGCGGGTGGTCGCTGGCCGGTAGGTTGGAACCTGAAGCCACAGTTCATGCAGGATGTGGCCTGCGCTGGTAGCAGACGCCCGCAGTTGGGACAGGTTCTCGGTTGCATAGCCCGCGTCCTCTCATCTAAGGGCCATTTCAGGTGGAGATGAAGCTCTATAGCTCAGTATAGTCTCTGGCGTCAAGCAGGCTGGCGGTTAAAACCGGGCCTGCGGCGGGCGCTTGCCGCCCTGGCGATTGAAATCGCGGCTAGAGGCGTCTGCGGACGCCACCAAGCCTGCCGACGCAGGCTCCCCCGCCCCAGGAAGGCGAGGCGATTGCGACGAGGGGCGGGCGCGCGGGGGCAGCGGTGGCCGCCAAGATGGCGGCGCTACAAGTGGGGCATGTGATACACTCAGCGGGGTGATTTTGGGAAGGTTGTTTGGCGATGGGATATGCCAGGGTGTTTTCTGTGCAGGGAGTGAGAGGAGCGTCTGTTGTGACGCATCTGTATTTGATTCGACATGGGGATTTTATGTTTGGGCTGAAGGATGGCCGGTATCTTGACCTGGGGCTGACGCCGCTGGGTGTGACGCAGGCAGAACGGCTGCGGGACCGTCTGGCAAGGACCGGTGAGATTCAGGCGGATGTGTTGATTGCGAGTACGCTGCCACGCGCCCGGCAGACGGCGGAGATTCTCGCGCCCGCGCTGGGTCTGCCGGTGGTGTTGGATGAGGAGGTTGAGGAGTGGCGTAACGAGGATGGGAGCCTGAGTCCTGGGGAGCTTGAGGAGCGGGCGCAGGCGATCCCGGAGGGTCAGATGCCTTTTTTTCGCTGGGTTCCTGGGTGTGAGAACTGGCTGGAGTTTTCGATTCGGGCGGATGCTGCGCTGAATCGGATTGTGCGGGAACATGCAGGGAAGACGATTGTGGTGGTGTGCCACGGCAATGTGATCGAGGCGGCCTTTTCGTTTTTTCTGGGGGCGAGTGGCGCGCCGCTGCTGCGGTTCAATGTGCTGGCGGGGCATACTTCTATTAGCCACTGGCAGAAGGAGGTACCTTTTCCTGGTTTTCTGAGCGAGTGGCTGCTGGAACGCTTTAATGATCGGGTTCATCTGGTGGAGCCGGTGGGAGGCGATTGAGCGGGCGGTTCATGATTTTTGAGTTGTCCTGGGGGCTGCCAGGAGGCAGGCGGCTGAAGGCCGCGCCTGGAGGCGGCTGGCGGTTAAAACCGCGCCTGGAGGCTACGCCGCCAAGCCTGTCTACACAGGCTCCCCGCCCCAGGAAGGCGAGGCGGTTGCGACGAGGGGCGGGCGCGCGGGGGCGGCGCGGCGGTGGGCCGCCTGGAAGGCGGCGGTACAAGTGGCGTTCGCCTGGAAGGGGCGCGTGCGCGGTGGCGCAGCGTTGAGCCGCCTGGAAGGCGGCGGTACAAGTGGCCGCCTGGAAGGCGGCGCTACAAGTGGCCGCCAGGGATGGCGGCGGTACAAGTGGCGGCGGTACGGATGGGTGGGCCGCTGGCGTATCCGTGAGTCCAGGGGTGTTGTTCTGGCGGGCGCAGCCAGCGGGAGACGTGCGCGGGCTGATACTCGTGAGCAGAGGCAGCAGGCCGCGAGCGTCTCCCAGGCGTAAGGGGCCATCATGCGTCATGTCTAGGTGACGTTAAAGGTGATGCTGGCTTCCAGGTCGTCGTTGTAATAGAGTTCGACCTGATGCTCGCCGGTGTTATTGATCTCAAAGCTGTTGCCGTAAAAGTTGGTTCGCTGGTGGATGAGCGCCGAGTGGGTTTGGAGTTCGTAGCGGCCATTGTTATACAGCTTGAGCGTTACCAGCGCGTCGGGGTCTGCATTGGTCACGGTATAGACGACCCAGACGGTAGCGCCACGGTTGAACGTCTCGGTTTCTCCGGTGACTTTGCCGGACTGATCGTCAAAGCCGGTTCCGGTTTGGACCGTGGTGATGTGTGCGCCGGTCCTGACTTGTTGATGGAAAAAGAGCGACCGAACAGACAGGACGCCGCCAATGGCAGTGAGGACGAGCACCACCACCACGATGATTACGCCCGGTGGTAGCCTGCGTTTCTTCCGGGCAACCCCGACCGGGGCCAGCGGTGGGGGTGGGCCGTAGCCTGGCTGCGTTGGCGCCATGCCATAGGGGTTGGTCGGTGGTGGGCCATACGGTTGTTGACCGTAGTTGGCGCCTGGTGGCGTGCCTGCCCGGAGCGTAGGATCAGACGCGCCTGATCCGCCGCTAGCGACAGGCGCTCCACAGCGGAAGCAGGAGACGCTCCCTGGTTGAATCGGAGCGCCGCAATTGGCGCATAGTTGCTGCATAGCATAAGACCTCATTCTTTCACTGCTCACGTGCTCGATCTTTAGAATGCCTCACACAACGGACGGTTGGCCCCACCCCTGCCGCCTGGAAGGACGGCGCTACAGCCCCACCCCTGCCGCCTGGAAGGACGGCGCTCCAACCCCGCCCCTGCTCGTGCGGAGGTCGTGTGAGGCGATCTTTAGAGGAACAACGAAACGGGAACGTGCATTTCGTTGTTCCTCTGGGGACTATTCATCGCAATTTCCAGCCGAGAGTACCGTCAAAACTGACGAGCCTGCCCAATGGGCGGGTCGCTGCAACCGATGTGTTACTGATAGAACCGCTCCTTCCCTGCCTCGTGATAGAGTGCCTCTGGCGGCCCACCCGCTCGCCTCTCAGGCGGGCGCAGCCAGAGGGAGACGTGCGCGGGCTGCATGGTTTCGGTGACGACGGCGAGCAACTGCTGCTGCACCTGCTCCAGATTGACTTCGTTGCGCAGGCTGGCGCTGAAGGCGGCCAGGGTCTTTTCGGCGTCGTACTTCTTGCGATAGAAGCGGCGGTCAATGATGGCCTGAATGCGTCGGCGCAGGGGCAGGGAGAGGGCAGCAATCGCCAGGGTGGAGAGGACCAGCGCCACCGGGTTTTGCGCGGCGGTCCCGCCGAAGAGGCCCAACAGATGCTCCAGGCCGATGATGAGACCGGCGTAGAGGGCCGCCAGCAGGGCGGTCAGGAGGCCATAGACCAGCGTTTTGTTGATGATGCTGTCAATGTCCCAGAGGCGGTAGCGCAGCAGGGCGATGCCCACACAGACGGGGATGGGCAGAAACAGGATGTTCCCCAGCGCATAACCCGCCAGGTCATAGAGTACACCGGCGGTTCCAGACTGTCCAAGCGCCGGAAGCGGCAAAAATGCCAGATTGGCGCTGAGCGTGACGCCGTAGCCGAAGACGATCCATTTGATTTGCTGGCGCTGGAGGGGGCTGGCGCGGCGTCGGTAGCGGTAGGTCTGGGCAAACAGCGCGGAGACCAGAAAGCTGACGAACCCCAGCAGCAGAGCCGGTGTATTATGACGCAAGGGCGGAACGAACGCCGAGAACACGGATGGCGCGACCAACACGATCCACCACCAGCGCATCCAGCGGGGAGCGAAGCGCCCATCAGGGAAGAGGAAGAAAAAAGCCGGCAGCAAGCACCAGGCAAACTGGTTCGTAAGCGCGAAGAGCCAGGACCAGGAGGGGTAGAGGAGGGCCAGGCCGTCGAGATTGGTCGGCCAGACGGCTCCGAAGGCCATGAGAAACAGGGCCACCAGGAGGGCCATCCAGTCGTTGGATTTGCGCCAGAGCAGCAGGGCCGCGACGAGAAAGCAGCAGAGGACAAAGAGGAGATCAAGGATGGTACGGTACATTTGATAGAAGGCGACTGAGAGGCCAAGCTGAGCCAGGGCGGCCTGGAAGGCGGCTGGGGTTCTGCCTTCAGACACGTCGAACGTGGTGAGGTTGTTCAGGTGGGCCAAGCGCAGCAGGAGGCCGAGCGTGAAAGGGACGAACGCCAGCAGCGCGCCTGCCCCGCAGGCTATCCGCGCGAGGAGGAGCCAGCGGCCAGCCAGGCGGGTCTCGGCGGCGCCGGAGGGAGGCAGGCTCGCCTGATTGGTGATGGTAGAAGGAACGGATGGTATGCTCATGATCGCTTGCCCTCACTTCGGTTCAGAACGGTCTCATCCATGCGTCGCCTGGGCGCGTGGTCGGGCGGGCGCAGCCAGAGCGAGATATGGGCTGGCTGCATGGTTTCCTGTACCACCGCGAGCAATTGCTGCTGCACCTGCTCCAGATTGACCTCGCTGCGCAGGCTGGCGCTGAAGGCGGCCAGGGTCTTTTCGGCGTCGTACTTCTTGCGATAGAAGCGGCGGTCAATCAGGCTTTGGATGCGCCGCCGCAGGGGCAAGACGAGCGCGGCGATTGCCAGCGTGGAGATGACCAGCACTATTGGCTGAGAAGTTTGCTCGCTGATCGCCCCTACCAGACTGGTCAGGCCGATGATGAGGCCCGCGTAGAGGGCGGCCAGCAGGGCGGTCAGCAGGCCATAGACCAGCGTTTTGTTGATGATGCTGTCAATATCCCAGAGTCGGTGGCGCAAGAGCGCGATGCCGACACACAGGGGTATCTGTAAAAACAGGGAATTTCCCAGCGCAAAACCCGCCATGTTATAGAGTACGCCTATGGGTCCAGGCTGATCAAGCACTGGGAAGAGCGCCTCAAGCGCCAAATATCCCAACGTGGCGCTGAGCGTGACGCCGAAACCGAAGACGACCCATTTGATCTGCTGCCGCTGGACGGGGCTGGCGTGACGGCGATAGCGGTAAATCTGGGCAAGCAGCACTAAGGCCAGAGAACCGAAAAACAACAGCACCCCCAGCGCATCAGGCAAGCCGGGTACGAACAACTGAAGCAAGCCTGACCCGATCCACCCGATCACCAGCCAGCGCATCCAGCGGGGGACAAAGCGGCCATCGGGAAAGAGAAAGAAAAAGGCGGCCAGGAAGGTGAGGGAGAGTTGGTTGGCAATGGTGAAGAGCCAGGACCAGGCAGGGTAGAGGGCGGCCAGGCCGTCGAGATTGGTCGGCCAGATTGCGCCGAAGATGATCAGCACCAGCGCGACAAAGAGGGCCATCCATTCGTTGGATTTGCGCCAGAGCAGCAGGGCAGCAA
Above is a genomic segment from Ktedonobacterales bacterium containing:
- a CDS encoding histidine phosphatase family protein, which gives rise to MTHLYLIRHGDFMFGLKDGRYLDLGLTPLGVTQAERLRDRLARTGEIQADVLIASTLPRARQTAEILAPALGLPVVLDEEVEEWRNEDGSLSPGELEERAQAIPEGQMPFFRWVPGCENWLEFSIRADAALNRIVREHAGKTIVVVCHGNVIEAAFSFFLGASGAPLLRFNVLAGHTSISHWQKEVPFPGFLSEWLLERFNDRVHLVEPVGGD